In Actinoplanes derwentensis, the following proteins share a genomic window:
- a CDS encoding competence protein CoiA family protein, with amino-acid sequence MGDLSVVGFDTRTRRSVHVDDAPKQVWNKHGYGGTATLVCWHCFHGDEAPPGTLVPLQCRGGRKYGKVRTHFAHPPGMAPAGGHHPETLWHANAKQTLLRWARQQPGVADAVTEYRTADGRRRTDVEVSLTDGTRLAIEVQQQPLTDEAWTRRHQDYTAAGLTDIWLWHPRIGVPGIARDEPQCHWQLAVDLDAIGIPLARPHGFDGAWWMRPDHRIRALHYPPCAGDQTEVRWTALDHFTAGQTGFLLPAIVIAELREITAAVARNADRLRQRHSAPPTPEQQAAQGERVNFGQNNPPAVPDLRVHEVHRIDALPPNADLELRRYRCQICNWVTGDLLSDGVHKLIEYP; translated from the coding sequence ATGGGCGACCTGTCGGTCGTCGGCTTCGACACGCGCACCCGACGCAGTGTCCACGTCGACGACGCACCTAAGCAGGTCTGGAACAAGCACGGGTACGGCGGAACCGCGACCCTGGTGTGCTGGCACTGCTTCCACGGCGACGAAGCACCACCTGGCACTCTCGTACCGTTGCAGTGCCGCGGCGGCAGGAAGTACGGCAAGGTCCGCACACACTTCGCGCACCCTCCGGGCATGGCACCGGCCGGTGGCCACCACCCCGAGACCCTGTGGCACGCCAACGCCAAACAGACCCTCCTGCGATGGGCCCGCCAACAGCCCGGAGTCGCCGACGCAGTGACCGAATACCGGACCGCGGACGGGCGTCGCCGCACCGATGTCGAGGTCAGCCTCACCGACGGCACCCGCCTCGCCATCGAGGTTCAACAACAGCCACTTACCGACGAGGCATGGACCCGCCGCCACCAGGATTACACCGCCGCCGGCCTCACCGACATCTGGCTCTGGCACCCCCGCATCGGCGTACCCGGCATTGCCCGCGACGAGCCACAATGCCACTGGCAACTCGCCGTCGACCTCGATGCCATCGGCATACCGCTGGCACGACCACACGGCTTCGACGGCGCCTGGTGGATGCGGCCCGACCACCGCATCCGCGCCCTGCACTACCCGCCCTGCGCAGGCGACCAGACAGAAGTGCGATGGACTGCCCTCGACCACTTCACCGCCGGGCAAACCGGCTTCCTGCTACCCGCAATAGTCATCGCCGAACTCCGCGAGATCACTGCAGCGGTCGCGCGAAACGCGGACAGACTCCGGCAACGACACTCGGCTCCACCGACGCCGGAGCAACAGGCCGCACAGGGCGAGCGAGTCAACTTCGGACAAAACAACCCACCGGCCGTGCCCGATCTCCGCGTTCACGAAGTCCACCGCATCGACGCCCTGCCCCCAAATGCTGATCTAGAGCTACGGCGCTACCGCTGCCAAATCTGCAACTGGGTAACCGGCGACCTACTCAGCGACGGCGTCCATAAGCTCATCGAATATCCCTGA